In Mangrovivirga cuniculi, the following proteins share a genomic window:
- a CDS encoding LytR/AlgR family response regulator transcription factor, which produces MNILIIEDEKPAAKRLESIIKQLKPDYKVIAKIDSVKDSVEFLKNNSNLDLIFLDIQISDGISFEIFDHVEVKVPIIFTTAYNEYALKAFELNSVDYLLKPIDDEDVEKALNKLEDLKSSFSGENQIQQLTDTMKSLTKNYKNRFLIKTGEHYKSVPVNQINYFYSREKATFCNTLDGKNLLLDHSLDKLESLLDPDSFYRVNRKYIISFSAIKDIIAYSNSRLKVIIENQPEDDIIVSRDKVNEFKSKLDS; this is translated from the coding sequence ATGAACATACTGATAATAGAAGATGAAAAACCAGCAGCTAAAAGGCTGGAATCCATTATAAAGCAACTTAAACCTGATTATAAAGTCATTGCAAAGATAGATTCTGTCAAAGATTCTGTTGAATTCCTTAAAAATAACTCTAACCTGGATTTAATCTTTTTAGATATTCAAATTTCTGACGGTATTAGCTTTGAAATATTTGATCATGTAGAAGTGAAAGTTCCAATTATTTTTACAACTGCTTACAACGAATATGCTTTAAAAGCATTTGAATTAAACTCTGTTGATTATTTGCTAAAGCCTATAGACGATGAGGATGTTGAGAAAGCATTAAATAAGCTCGAAGATCTGAAAAGTTCATTTTCTGGTGAGAATCAAATTCAACAATTAACTGATACGATGAAATCTCTTACCAAGAATTATAAAAACAGATTCTTAATTAAGACAGGAGAGCATTACAAATCAGTGCCGGTAAATCAGATAAATTATTTTTATTCACGAGAAAAAGCCACTTTTTGCAATACGCTGGATGGGAAAAATTTACTTCTCGACCATTCATTAGATAAATTAGAGTCATTATTAGATCCCGATTCATTTTACCGGGTGAACAGGAAATACATTATTAGCTTTTCGGCAATAAAAGACATAATTGCTTATTCAAATAGTCGCTTAAAAGTGATTATTGAAAATCAACCTGAAGATGATATAATTGTAAGCAGGGATAAGGTTAATGAGTTCAAATCTAAATTAGATTCATGA
- a CDS encoding sensor histidine kinase has product MSEKPAINFNLKKELLESFLIFLIGIPWGYLMCLTCENKIYSIIISGTFWVTLWKGNQFLSAVLDLKVSWVKTPLLRAFIGIIGHSLITFVLVTVIFEVTALFGITISNYKTTVLIAIGITLVMTLILYARQFLLAWRQAAIDSERMQKEIMTAKFETLKNQVNPHFLFNSLNTLTNLVFENQNTAAKFIKKLSEVYRYVLEVKDKELVKLKEEMNFVRSYVFLQQIRHEDALFINENLLGLEESSNIMIPPLTLQLLTENAIKHNVLSSESPLTIDIYIKDERIIVENNLQIKNTINENNTGVGIENIKSRYKYLSSDAIEITKDQNTFSVSLPLIKK; this is encoded by the coding sequence ATGTCTGAAAAACCGGCAATTAACTTTAACCTCAAAAAGGAACTTCTCGAGTCCTTTCTCATATTCCTGATTGGAATCCCCTGGGGATACCTCATGTGTTTAACATGCGAGAATAAGATCTATTCCATTATTATAAGTGGTACATTCTGGGTGACTCTTTGGAAAGGAAATCAATTTTTGTCTGCAGTACTGGACTTGAAAGTTTCATGGGTTAAAACACCACTGCTCAGAGCATTTATTGGAATTATAGGCCACTCTCTGATTACCTTCGTACTTGTGACAGTGATATTTGAAGTCACAGCGCTATTTGGAATTACTATATCCAATTATAAAACAACCGTTTTAATAGCAATAGGAATTACTCTGGTTATGACTTTGATCCTTTATGCCCGACAATTCTTATTAGCCTGGAGACAGGCTGCTATTGATAGTGAGAGAATGCAAAAGGAAATCATGACTGCCAAATTTGAAACTCTTAAAAACCAGGTTAATCCGCATTTTCTTTTCAACAGTTTGAACACCCTGACCAACCTGGTGTTTGAGAATCAAAATACAGCCGCAAAATTTATAAAAAAGCTTTCTGAAGTATACAGGTATGTGCTGGAAGTCAAAGATAAAGAGCTTGTTAAATTAAAAGAGGAAATGAATTTTGTCAGATCCTATGTCTTCCTGCAGCAAATAAGACATGAAGATGCTTTATTTATTAATGAAAACCTTCTAGGTCTGGAAGAATCCAGTAATATAATGATCCCCCCTCTGACTTTACAGTTATTGACTGAAAATGCCATAAAACACAATGTGCTTTCTTCTGAAAGCCCCTTGACAATTGATATTTATATAAAAGACGAAAGAATAATAGTTGAAAACAATCTCCAAATAAAAAACACGATCAACGAAAATAACACTGGTGTAGGAATTGAAAACATTAAGTCTCGCTATAAATACCTGTCTTCAGATGCAATAGAAATAACCAAAGACCAAAATACTTTTTCTGTTAGTTTACCCCTGATTAAAAAATGA
- a CDS encoding VOC family protein, translating to MKNLTTYLMFDGKCEEAFNFYKSVFGGDFISLERYKHMPPSEKESPEIPDEHGDRIMHISLKISDEIIIMGSDTAGKWAENHNQGNNFSISIDTENKEEADKLFQELSKDGKVTMPQVNTFWGAYFGSVEDKFGVNWMVNLDTES from the coding sequence ATGAAAAATTTAACTACCTACCTGATGTTTGATGGCAAGTGTGAGGAAGCCTTTAATTTCTACAAATCTGTTTTTGGGGGAGATTTTATAAGTTTGGAAAGGTATAAACACATGCCTCCCTCAGAAAAAGAAAGCCCTGAAATTCCTGACGAACACGGTGATCGTATAATGCATATATCTCTGAAGATATCTGATGAAATAATCATTATGGGAAGTGATACTGCCGGAAAGTGGGCAGAAAACCATAATCAGGGTAATAATTTTTCGATTTCTATAGATACTGAAAATAAAGAAGAAGCAGATAAGTTATTCCAGGAATTATCTAAAGATGGCAAAGTCACCATGCCCCAGGTAAATACTTTTTGGGGCGCATACTTTGGTTCTGTAGAAGATAAGTTTGGAGTAAACTGGATGGTTAATCTGGATACTGAATCCTGA
- a CDS encoding nuclear transport factor 2 family protein, giving the protein MKCIFLVFILASFAGYSQSLDKPFDKKELIRQDSLFWVSFNKCDVDQMMTFFTKDMEFYHDRGGLTKGIKEFEEDTRTGMCKDPELWSLRRVEIEESTEVYEISQYGALISGEHLFYIKEAGKEEFLDGYGKYQNIWKYKDGKWKMSRILSYDHKAPPEKYN; this is encoded by the coding sequence ATGAAATGCATTTTTTTAGTATTTATCCTGGCATCTTTTGCAGGATATTCACAAAGCCTTGATAAACCATTTGATAAAAAAGAGTTAATCCGTCAGGATAGTTTATTCTGGGTTTCATTTAATAAATGTGATGTCGACCAAATGATGACTTTTTTCACCAAAGATATGGAATTCTATCATGATCGGGGTGGATTAACGAAGGGGATAAAAGAGTTTGAAGAAGATACGAGGACAGGAATGTGTAAAGACCCGGAACTATGGAGCCTAAGAAGGGTAGAGATCGAAGAAAGCACTGAAGTTTATGAAATTAGCCAATATGGGGCATTGATCTCAGGTGAACATTTGTTCTATATAAAAGAGGCTGGGAAGGAAGAATTTCTTGATGGGTACGGCAAGTATCAAAACATCTGGAAGTACAAGGATGGGAAATGGAAAATGTCCAGAATATTGAGTTATGACCATAAGGCTCCTCCTGAAAAATACAACTAG
- a CDS encoding DUF2141 domain-containing protein, translating into MKQFKLIGIGILLIAFNSFAQEEKESINITLKIEGIKAQQGQLMIRVFNTNVNYPDQAFRDVIVDLKNEQSDIYKVENLPAGDYAIIIYQDLNSNNNIDIGMMGPEEPLGYSNNASNPYGPAPYESAKMSFQKDRMLTVTLK; encoded by the coding sequence ATGAAACAGTTTAAACTAATTGGAATTGGAATTTTACTTATAGCTTTTAACAGCTTTGCTCAAGAAGAAAAAGAATCAATTAATATCACTCTCAAAATTGAGGGGATTAAAGCTCAACAAGGTCAGTTAATGATCAGAGTTTTTAACACTAATGTAAATTATCCTGATCAGGCATTTAGAGACGTCATCGTAGACTTAAAAAACGAACAGTCGGATATTTATAAAGTTGAAAACCTTCCGGCAGGAGATTATGCTATTATTATTTATCAGGATTTAAATTCAAATAACAATATTGATATAGGGATGATGGGACCGGAAGAACCTTTGGGATATTCTAATAATGCTTCTAACCCATATGGTCCTGCACCATATGAATCGGCTAAAATGAGCTTTCAGAAAGATAGAATGTTAACAGTTACCTTAAAGTAA
- a CDS encoding 2-oxoacid:acceptor oxidoreductase subunit alpha: protein MKEPVDESRDEVVIHFAGDSGDGIQLTGGQFTETVELFGNDISTFPNFPAEIRAPIGTLAGVSGFQLKFGSVEVFTPGDMFDVLVVMNAAALKINLKNLKPGGIIIANTAGFDKKNLNLAKYIDGANPLIDHSLDNYQLHAIDITKMTREALKDFGLSVKEVDRCKNMFVLGYVYWMFSQTPDNTIKFIRNKFKKNTEIAEANIKALKTGYNFGDTNETFKTRFRIKAASLPKGKYRNINGNSALALALIAASHKNNLELFYASYPITPASDILHELSRHKNFGVKTYQAEDEIAAACAAIGASFGGSLAVTGSSGPGIALKGEALGLAVMLETPMVIINVQRGGPSTGLPTKTEQADLLQAIYGRNGEAPIPVLAASSPKDCFDVAYEACRIAVEHMTPVLVLSDGYVANGSEPWQFPESKDLKEFKVHRPTGDEFVDEQYLPYYRDENHVRPWVVPGMKGYTHRVGGLEKEANTGNVSYDGNNHELMVKTRAEKIEKIADFIPKQEINRGEAGADILILGWGSTFGAIETATKELIEEGLSVAHIQLKYLFPFPSNLGELLKTFDKVVVPEMNRGQLTKLIRDKFLIDAKSISKVKGLPFTVDEIKERVLKLREYADQK, encoded by the coding sequence ATGAAAGAACCAGTTGACGAGTCACGCGACGAGGTTGTTATTCACTTCGCAGGAGATTCAGGCGATGGTATTCAACTTACTGGTGGCCAATTCACTGAAACTGTTGAATTATTTGGTAACGACATTAGTACATTTCCTAACTTTCCCGCAGAGATAAGAGCTCCTATCGGAACCCTTGCAGGAGTATCAGGGTTTCAGTTAAAATTTGGATCTGTAGAGGTATTTACCCCTGGAGATATGTTTGATGTGCTGGTTGTAATGAATGCTGCAGCATTGAAGATCAATCTTAAAAATTTAAAGCCAGGTGGCATTATTATTGCGAACACAGCAGGTTTTGATAAGAAAAATTTAAATCTGGCAAAATATATCGATGGTGCAAATCCACTTATTGATCATTCCTTAGATAATTACCAGCTTCATGCTATAGATATTACCAAGATGACTCGTGAAGCCCTTAAAGACTTTGGGTTATCAGTAAAGGAAGTGGATAGATGTAAAAATATGTTTGTCCTTGGATATGTCTATTGGATGTTTAGTCAAACCCCCGACAACACGATAAAATTTATTCGAAATAAGTTTAAGAAAAATACTGAAATAGCGGAGGCTAACATTAAAGCCCTCAAAACAGGTTACAATTTCGGAGATACCAATGAAACCTTTAAAACTCGGTTTAGGATTAAAGCAGCTTCATTACCTAAAGGCAAATACAGAAATATTAATGGAAATAGTGCTTTAGCTTTAGCTCTAATTGCTGCTTCTCATAAAAATAATCTCGAACTTTTTTATGCAAGTTATCCGATAACCCCTGCTTCAGATATTCTACATGAATTAAGCAGACATAAAAATTTTGGTGTTAAAACCTACCAGGCAGAGGATGAGATTGCAGCGGCTTGTGCAGCCATTGGCGCTTCATTTGGAGGATCATTAGCTGTTACCGGTTCCTCCGGGCCTGGAATAGCTTTAAAAGGCGAGGCATTAGGCCTGGCAGTGATGCTGGAAACACCAATGGTAATTATTAATGTCCAGCGTGGAGGCCCATCAACAGGTTTGCCAACAAAAACCGAACAAGCTGATCTTTTACAAGCTATATATGGTAGAAATGGTGAAGCACCGATTCCGGTACTAGCAGCGTCTTCTCCAAAAGATTGCTTTGATGTAGCCTATGAAGCCTGTAGAATCGCAGTCGAACATATGACTCCGGTTCTGGTACTCTCTGATGGTTATGTAGCAAATGGGTCAGAGCCATGGCAATTTCCTGAATCAAAGGATTTGAAAGAATTTAAGGTTCACCGTCCTACCGGAGATGAGTTCGTCGATGAGCAGTACCTACCTTATTATCGCGACGAAAATCATGTTAGGCCCTGGGTGGTGCCCGGAATGAAGGGGTACACACATAGGGTAGGTGGATTGGAAAAAGAAGCAAACACCGGTAATGTATCTTATGATGGGAATAATCACGAGCTTATGGTTAAAACCAGGGCTGAAAAAATCGAAAAAATAGCTGATTTTATTCCTAAGCAGGAAATTAATAGAGGTGAAGCCGGTGCAGATATATTGATTCTTGGCTGGGGATCAACTTTTGGTGCTATCGAAACCGCTACCAAAGAATTAATTGAGGAAGGATTATCGGTTGCTCACATTCAATTGAAATACCTATTCCCCTTCCCTTCAAATCTGGGAGAATTGTTGAAAACATTTGACAAGGTAGTGGTTCCGGAAATGAATCGTGGTCAGCTAACTAAATTGATCAGAGATAAATTTTTAATAGATGCAAAATCGATTAGTAAGGTTAAAGGACTTCCATTTACAGTTGATGAAATCAAGGAAAGAGTTTTAAAATTGAGAGAATATGCAGACCAAAAATAA
- a CDS encoding LamG-like jellyroll fold domain-containing protein: protein MKLRIFFLLLFLSPIIKAQVIQEGLVAYYPFSGNADDVIGVNEGTVYGASLATDRFGNQNNAYYFDGQNDWIEIPDNDLLDFAANQDFTIIIWANIASVQNDMRGNNHELIGKWNAFRSQQYPYAIRITNETASSPNRLATWRFDSDYCGNGPYTFSACEFKRDFWHQFVFRKAGEELTIFQDGVIVGTFTDNTSLNCNTENNHPIYIGKREFDMRMFTGFMDDIAFYNRALSNEEIKTTVTAQEWDPKYGTTNFVEYLIPQQIEPAKIDSVNNTIEIKVNCEADITNVIPEFNTNNAVVKLDGIVQVSGSSSIDLSFPQIYTVETFTEHGCNEENWTVSVVKTFPSEEEIKAQTKFTSFYIPGQIGNSEIDSVNQIINILVPCNFDKSNIIAEFGLANEHAKATINNVVQISGETSNDFTNKIYYDVIFKDCGTTSWEVNLLEEEITTAEIENYKSFFDFDILGKTKSVNIDSENHQIDVVVYCDIDLTNLTPYFEVFEGVKVYLDDVIQESGVNSNNYTKTRYYKLEEPTKCIIQEWSVDITNYELTDTEITNKTSVIDFYIEDQIGETSINTQEKEINVIVPCNFKLDLVNADFELSEGASGYVYEEKLLSGISEISYESPVKFQVFGEKGCVSTEWTINVEKEVVNPSEVLTPDNRKYFVPNVFTPNNDGFNEFFEIGEYLQGSELTIVNNKGKIVYQSDEYYNTFDGEGLHNGIYYYVIRSKCFEKEIDGYVVIAFKNSGK from the coding sequence ATGAAATTACGAATATTTTTTTTATTACTTTTTTTATCACCAATAATTAAAGCGCAAGTCATTCAGGAAGGATTGGTTGCTTATTATCCTTTTTCTGGTAATGCAGATGATGTAATCGGGGTAAATGAAGGTACTGTATATGGAGCAAGCCTTGCAACAGACCGTTTTGGTAATCAGAATAATGCATATTATTTTGACGGACAAAACGATTGGATTGAAATTCCTGATAATGATTTGCTGGATTTTGCTGCTAATCAGGATTTCACTATTATTATCTGGGCTAATATTGCTTCCGTTCAAAATGATATGAGAGGTAATAATCATGAGTTGATAGGTAAGTGGAATGCCTTTAGGTCTCAACAATATCCATATGCAATCAGAATTACTAATGAAACTGCCAGCAGTCCTAATCGATTAGCTACCTGGAGATTTGACTCTGATTATTGTGGTAATGGACCATATACATTTTCTGCGTGTGAGTTTAAAAGAGATTTTTGGCATCAGTTTGTGTTTAGAAAAGCCGGCGAAGAATTAACTATTTTTCAGGATGGAGTAATAGTAGGTACATTTACAGATAACACTTCATTAAACTGTAATACAGAAAATAACCATCCGATTTATATAGGGAAAAGAGAATTTGATATGCGTATGTTTACCGGCTTTATGGATGATATTGCTTTTTACAATCGCGCATTGAGTAATGAAGAAATAAAAACCACCGTTACAGCACAAGAATGGGATCCGAAATACGGGACCACTAATTTTGTTGAATATTTAATACCACAGCAAATTGAACCAGCTAAAATTGATTCGGTAAATAATACAATAGAAATTAAAGTAAATTGTGAGGCCGATATAACAAATGTTATTCCAGAGTTTAACACAAATAATGCTGTAGTAAAACTAGATGGTATTGTACAAGTCAGTGGTTCTTCTTCCATAGATCTAAGCTTCCCCCAAATTTATACTGTTGAAACCTTTACAGAGCATGGTTGTAATGAAGAAAACTGGACTGTTTCGGTTGTTAAAACCTTTCCTTCAGAGGAAGAAATAAAAGCTCAAACAAAATTCACTTCATTTTATATTCCAGGTCAAATAGGGAATTCAGAAATTGATTCTGTAAACCAGATTATCAATATTTTGGTTCCTTGCAATTTTGATAAGAGTAATATCATAGCTGAATTTGGTTTGGCAAATGAACATGCAAAGGCAACTATCAATAATGTAGTTCAAATTAGTGGTGAAACATCTAATGATTTTACTAATAAAATTTATTATGATGTTATATTTAAGGATTGTGGGACTACCAGTTGGGAAGTGAATTTATTAGAAGAGGAAATAACAACAGCAGAAATAGAAAATTATAAATCCTTCTTTGATTTTGATATTCTTGGGAAGACAAAAAGTGTAAATATTGATTCTGAGAATCATCAAATTGATGTAGTTGTTTATTGTGATATTGATTTAACCAACTTAACTCCTTATTTCGAGGTATTTGAGGGTGTAAAGGTGTACCTGGATGATGTCATACAAGAAAGTGGTGTTAATTCAAATAATTATACGAAGACAAGATATTACAAGCTTGAAGAACCAACTAAGTGCATTATACAGGAATGGAGCGTAGATATCACTAATTATGAATTAACTGATACTGAAATCACTAATAAAACATCAGTTATAGATTTCTATATCGAAGATCAAATCGGAGAAACATCAATTAATACTCAAGAGAAGGAGATAAATGTTATAGTGCCGTGCAACTTTAAACTAGATTTGGTAAATGCTGATTTTGAATTAAGTGAAGGTGCGTCAGGATATGTTTATGAGGAAAAATTATTAAGTGGAATTTCTGAAATCTCCTATGAAAGTCCTGTGAAATTTCAGGTGTTTGGAGAAAAAGGATGTGTATCTACCGAGTGGACTATAAATGTAGAGAAAGAAGTTGTGAATCCTTCAGAGGTATTGACTCCCGACAATAGGAAATATTTTGTTCCAAATGTTTTTACACCTAATAATGATGGTTTTAACGAATTTTTTGAGATTGGTGAATATCTTCAGGGTTCGGAGTTGACTATAGTTAATAATAAAGGGAAGATAGTATATCAGAGTGATGAATATTATAACACTTTTGATGGCGAAGGGCTACATAATGGTATTTATTATTATGTAATCAGAAGTAAGTGTTTTGAAAAGGAAATTGATGGGTATGTAGTAATTGCATTTAAGAATTCAGGTAAATAG
- a CDS encoding sensor histidine kinase codes for MILVLVVGIYSYRKVKKQKNNLNAVNKVKDQILRVIGHDLRGPVGNLKVITDIITSKDNISNPEEQAWILNRLKSEINDTYFLLTDLLAWSQMQRDNPKLTFSKFNLVVLVHRSIKIMEPNATRKGIEINFNYSDKTVECFSDPNMIQSVLRNLIGNAVKFTPSGGSVNIKLIEDIQKGKAIIEVSDTGEGIKRTEMDKIFTYQGLKSSRGTSNEPGTGIGLSLCYDIISMCDGQIGVRNNSDLGSTFYFTVPLNT; via the coding sequence TTGATATTAGTATTAGTCGTAGGTATATACTCTTACAGAAAGGTTAAAAAGCAAAAGAATAATCTTAATGCCGTAAATAAAGTTAAAGACCAGATATTAAGAGTAATTGGTCATGACCTGCGAGGACCTGTAGGTAACCTGAAAGTGATTACTGATATCATAACCTCCAAGGATAACATTTCAAATCCTGAAGAGCAGGCATGGATATTAAATCGATTAAAGTCAGAAATTAATGATACTTATTTTTTATTGACAGATCTTCTGGCATGGTCTCAAATGCAGAGAGATAATCCTAAGTTGACATTTTCGAAATTTAACTTAGTTGTCCTTGTCCACAGATCAATAAAAATCATGGAGCCTAACGCGACGCGTAAAGGAATTGAAATTAACTTTAATTACAGCGATAAAACAGTTGAATGCTTTTCAGATCCAAATATGATTCAATCAGTTTTAAGAAACCTTATCGGAAATGCTGTAAAATTCACACCTTCCGGTGGTTCTGTGAATATCAAACTTATAGAAGATATCCAGAAAGGTAAAGCCATAATCGAGGTATCTGATACCGGGGAAGGTATTAAAAGAACTGAAATGGATAAAATATTTACTTATCAGGGTCTCAAGTCTTCGCGGGGAACCTCGAATGAACCTGGTACGGGAATAGGTCTCTCTTTATGCTATGATATTATTTCGATGTGTGATGGACAGATAGGCGTAAGAAATAACAGTGACTTGGGATCAACATTTTACTTTACAGTTCCTTTAAATACCTGA
- a CDS encoding tetratricopeptide repeat protein has product MKFEGQIYFIIFILFLLSAGSIQSQEIDNPYIDSLNKILKTDSISNNQEQRLIILNEIANQHYIKGDFREAHSKYNEVVSDSTNGIFEREIAKALSGLSHIEWRWGDNVSAINKAIKSIEIFKAINDTANICKASDILGGIYASLGKYGEAEKTYRQILKLTGATNDSVNEGSALEHIGIVKFFEGNYDSSILYYQKSYDIFNTINAPIRAAIAKSNIGEAYLYKGNYSKAIEYLEEAITEMEKESFRSGLIFANYSLGSSKTKLGQYKEGLKHYEKALELIKITGEFREKPFVLELMSENLDQQGDHARALELYKLSAEIKDSIDNIENRAAIEEIRTRYEVAEKERKNKILSDQNKQKEASIKVKNQMLLAQFLLVYC; this is encoded by the coding sequence ATGAAATTTGAGGGACAGATTTATTTCATAATTTTTATATTATTTCTATTAAGTGCAGGTAGTATACAATCTCAGGAGATAGATAATCCATATATTGATTCTTTAAACAAAATACTTAAAACAGATTCAATTTCTAATAATCAGGAGCAAAGGCTTATCATTTTAAATGAAATAGCAAATCAACACTATATAAAAGGAGATTTCAGAGAAGCTCATTCAAAATATAACGAAGTTGTTTCTGATTCTACGAATGGGATTTTTGAACGAGAAATAGCAAAAGCTCTATCCGGTTTATCTCACATAGAATGGAGATGGGGTGATAATGTTTCAGCCATAAACAAGGCAATAAAAAGTATTGAAATTTTTAAAGCAATAAATGACACTGCTAACATCTGTAAAGCTTCTGATATTTTGGGTGGTATATATGCTAGTCTTGGAAAATACGGGGAGGCTGAAAAAACATACAGACAAATACTGAAGTTAACGGGGGCCACTAATGATTCTGTCAATGAAGGGTCCGCTCTTGAGCATATTGGAATTGTAAAGTTCTTCGAAGGTAATTATGATTCTTCAATCCTGTATTATCAAAAGTCCTATGATATATTTAATACGATAAATGCTCCAATACGTGCAGCTATTGCAAAGTCAAATATAGGAGAGGCATATCTTTATAAAGGAAATTATTCTAAGGCTATTGAATACCTTGAAGAGGCAATTACGGAAATGGAAAAGGAGTCTTTTCGTTCAGGGTTAATATTTGCTAACTATAGTCTGGGGAGTAGTAAGACAAAACTCGGTCAATACAAGGAAGGATTAAAACATTATGAAAAGGCCCTGGAGTTAATTAAAATAACTGGAGAGTTCAGGGAAAAACCCTTTGTTCTTGAACTCATGTCAGAAAACCTGGATCAGCAAGGGGATCATGCCAGGGCTCTGGAGTTGTATAAATTAAGTGCTGAAATAAAAGATTCGATAGATAATATTGAAAACAGAGCAGCTATCGAAGAAATCAGGACCAGGTACGAAGTGGCTGAAAAAGAGAGAAAAAATAAGATTCTTTCAGATCAAAATAAGCAGAAAGAAGCTTCGATTAAGGTTAAGAATCAGATGTTATTAGCTCAATTTTTGCTGGTATATTGTTGA
- a CDS encoding 2-oxoacid:ferredoxin oxidoreductase subunit beta, giving the protein MQTKNKSNGHGENLVAKDFATDQDVRWCPGCGDYSILKQIQTILPSINVPRENIVFISGIGCSSRFPYYMNTYGMHSIHGRAGAIVSGLKSVNPDLDIWMITGDGDSLSIGGNHLIHLLRRNFNVNIVLFNNQIYGLTKGQYSPTSPKGQVSKSTPFGSVDRPFNPITLALGSEGTFVARAIDRNPIHLREILSAAHDHNGASFIEIYQNCNVFNDGAFEEFTDKSLKDKNTLYLENGRPLLFDNESKGIVLDGFKPVIVDMDSYSPDDCWIHDDEDKIKASILAEFFDYTEERGNYLVLLEYFIKIRGIPMSRYSRIRSTFINLKEKLIWIHCSVVITSGKLNKA; this is encoded by the coding sequence ATGCAGACCAAAAATAAAAGTAACGGACATGGTGAAAATCTTGTAGCTAAGGATTTTGCAACTGATCAGGATGTAAGATGGTGTCCAGGTTGTGGTGATTATTCAATTCTTAAGCAGATTCAGACTATTTTACCTTCTATTAATGTTCCCAGGGAAAATATCGTCTTTATTTCGGGTATTGGCTGTTCTTCACGGTTTCCATATTATATGAATACTTATGGCATGCATAGTATTCACGGTCGGGCAGGAGCAATAGTCAGTGGACTTAAATCTGTAAATCCTGATTTAGATATTTGGATGATTACTGGCGACGGAGATAGTTTGTCAATAGGCGGTAACCATCTCATCCATCTTTTAAGAAGGAACTTTAATGTGAATATCGTTTTGTTTAATAACCAGATTTACGGATTGACCAAAGGGCAATATTCTCCAACTTCTCCTAAAGGTCAGGTAAGTAAATCTACTCCTTTTGGTTCGGTAGACAGGCCATTTAACCCGATCACTCTTGCTTTAGGAAGTGAAGGTACATTTGTTGCCAGGGCCATCGATCGGAATCCTATTCACTTGAGAGAAATTTTAAGTGCCGCTCATGATCACAATGGAGCATCTTTTATCGAGATATATCAAAATTGTAATGTTTTTAATGATGGTGCTTTTGAAGAATTCACGGATAAATCGTTAAAAGATAAAAACACCCTGTATCTTGAAAATGGAAGACCATTATTATTCGATAACGAATCAAAAGGCATTGTTTTGGATGGATTTAAGCCTGTAATCGTAGATATGGATTCCTATTCTCCTGATGATTGCTGGATACATGATGATGAAGATAAAATTAAAGCCTCGATATTGGCTGAGTTTTTTGACTATACAGAAGAGAGGGGGAATTACCTCGTCCTTTTGGAATATTTTATAAAAATCAGAGGAATACCTATGAGCAGGTATTCCAGGATCAGATCGACCTTTATAAATCTAAAAGAGAAGCTGATCTGGATTCATTGCTCAGTGGTAATAACTTCTGGGAAGTTAAATAAGGCCTAA